A genomic region of Desulfosarcina ovata subsp. ovata contains the following coding sequences:
- a CDS encoding DUF2339 domain-containing protein: MIYIVVGLIGAISGGVYLYGRGGFLLGGVIGLLAAAVIGQRSRLLDLEKRVADLQARVGRPSAANAGQPAAAAGATDWQTPQPAETGVSAVPVSEPSPLPETPSAELPSLELELSEEAMADARPAPSTPEFRQPEPVRTKDPFEPIRKWLLGGNLMVRVGVVVLLFGFAFLVKYAAARNLVPLEVRLTAAFAAGLGLLVLGWRLRQKRFGYAVSLQGGGIGVMYLTLFAAARLFHLVPLPLTFLVMVGLVVFSGILAVLQDAAVMAVIGAAGGFLSPVLLSTGTGSHVMLFSYYALLNAGIFGIAWFKAWRWLNLLGFVFTFGIGAAWGLQYYQSPYFATTEPFLILFFVFYLAISVLFALRQPPRLKGYVDGTLVFGMPLVVFSLQVGLVKQFSLGLALSAVAMGLIYTGLATVLWRRRGDGLAALVEAFLALGVIFGSLAIPLALSGSWTAVAWSLEGAGLVWVGLRQKRWTARGFGLLLQVGAGIAFLMGSHAGGSTLAVFNNRFMGGMMIGLAGLLSAFLLERFQDRLYRPERVLIAPVLAWGLAWWFGTGLNEIDRCLSRRHELAGAMAFVGINTMAMGVCYRRLDWKGLRWPALGLLPAMILIAAANSGHIYFRHPFQGWWLAVWPLALGTHGYLLRTLDRDWPARVSAVWHVTGALFVVFLLSWECAWLLDRMADGAPVWAFAAWGALPAVAVGLLIRLRTVTGWPLRPWTASYQGWLPAFLVFGLVAWGIRGLFMDGDPRPLPYLPLFNPMDLVQLFVFLVVVNWVRIVRQKALLPAASLPPGVLWGVPAIGGLFWLTAVVARTVHHLAGVAYDWDLMIRSGLFQAAVAVLWGLVALGGMIAANRFRQRALWFSGATLLAVVVGKLFVVDLSGSGTISRIVSFLAVGALLLVIGFFTPLPPSDMKGDTP; encoded by the coding sequence ATGATTTATATCGTTGTGGGCCTCATCGGGGCCATTTCCGGCGGCGTCTACCTGTATGGCCGGGGCGGTTTTTTGCTGGGCGGGGTGATCGGACTGCTGGCCGCCGCAGTGATCGGTCAGCGCAGCCGGCTGCTGGATTTGGAAAAACGCGTTGCCGATCTTCAGGCACGGGTGGGCCGGCCTTCTGCTGCCAATGCCGGGCAACCTGCTGCTGCCGCAGGCGCGACCGATTGGCAGACACCGCAACCTGCCGAAACCGGCGTGTCGGCCGTACCGGTTTCCGAACCGTCGCCCTTGCCTGAGACGCCTTCCGCCGAACTGCCGTCCCTGGAACTGGAACTGTCCGAGGAGGCCATGGCTGATGCCCGGCCGGCGCCATCAACGCCGGAATTCCGGCAACCGGAGCCGGTCCGAACGAAGGATCCGTTCGAGCCGATCCGGAAATGGTTGCTCGGCGGCAACCTGATGGTGCGCGTGGGCGTAGTGGTATTGCTTTTCGGCTTTGCCTTTTTGGTAAAATATGCGGCCGCGCGCAACCTGGTGCCCCTGGAGGTTCGCCTCACGGCGGCCTTTGCTGCCGGCCTCGGCCTGCTGGTTCTGGGCTGGCGGCTGCGCCAAAAGCGTTTCGGCTATGCCGTCAGCCTGCAGGGGGGCGGCATCGGCGTCATGTACCTGACCCTGTTTGCCGCCGCCCGGCTGTTCCACCTGGTGCCGTTGCCGCTTACCTTTTTGGTGATGGTCGGACTGGTGGTCTTTTCCGGTATCCTGGCCGTGCTCCAGGACGCGGCCGTCATGGCCGTTATCGGGGCGGCCGGCGGCTTCCTGTCACCGGTGCTGCTCTCCACGGGAACGGGCAGCCACGTCATGCTTTTCTCTTACTACGCCCTGCTCAACGCCGGGATATTCGGTATCGCCTGGTTCAAGGCCTGGCGCTGGTTGAACCTGTTGGGCTTCGTATTCACCTTTGGGATTGGTGCGGCCTGGGGGCTGCAGTATTACCAGAGCCCCTATTTTGCCACCACCGAGCCGTTTTTAATTCTTTTCTTTGTCTTTTACCTGGCCATTTCCGTGCTTTTCGCCCTGCGGCAACCGCCACGGCTGAAAGGGTATGTGGACGGAACCCTGGTTTTTGGCATGCCCCTGGTGGTGTTCAGCCTGCAGGTGGGGCTGGTGAAGCAGTTTTCCCTGGGGCTGGCCCTGAGTGCCGTTGCCATGGGACTGATTTACACCGGTCTGGCCACGGTATTGTGGCGCCGCCGGGGGGACGGCCTGGCCGCGTTGGTCGAGGCGTTTTTGGCCCTGGGGGTCATCTTTGGCAGCCTGGCCATTCCCCTGGCCCTGTCCGGCAGTTGGACGGCCGTGGCCTGGAGCCTGGAGGGCGCCGGCCTGGTGTGGGTGGGGCTGCGCCAAAAGCGCTGGACCGCGCGCGGGTTCGGGCTTCTTCTTCAGGTGGGTGCGGGGATCGCTTTTCTGATGGGCAGCCACGCTGGCGGAAGCACCCTGGCGGTCTTCAACAACCGCTTTATGGGCGGCATGATGATTGGCCTTGCCGGTTTGCTCAGCGCCTTTCTGCTGGAACGCTTTCAAGACCGGCTTTACCGGCCGGAACGGGTGCTCATCGCACCCGTGCTGGCCTGGGGGCTGGCCTGGTGGTTCGGTACGGGACTGAACGAAATCGACCGCTGCCTTTCCCGGCGCCACGAACTGGCCGGTGCCATGGCCTTTGTGGGCATCAATACCATGGCCATGGGGGTATGCTACCGTCGCCTGGACTGGAAGGGACTGCGCTGGCCGGCATTGGGACTGCTTCCCGCGATGATTCTGATCGCCGCGGCCAATAGCGGCCACATCTACTTCCGGCATCCTTTTCAGGGGTGGTGGCTGGCCGTCTGGCCCCTGGCCCTTGGCACGCATGGTTACCTGCTGCGCACCCTGGACCGTGATTGGCCAGCCCGCGTGTCTGCCGTCTGGCATGTGACCGGCGCGCTGTTCGTTGTCTTTCTGCTCAGTTGGGAATGCGCATGGCTGCTGGACCGGATGGCCGATGGCGCTCCGGTGTGGGCGTTTGCCGCCTGGGGCGCGCTGCCGGCAGTGGCCGTGGGCCTGCTCATACGGCTGAGAACGGTGACCGGCTGGCCTTTGCGGCCCTGGACGGCTTCCTATCAGGGGTGGCTGCCGGCCTTTTTGGTATTCGGACTGGTGGCGTGGGGGATTCGGGGCCTTTTCATGGATGGCGATCCCCGGCCCCTGCCATATCTGCCGCTCTTCAACCCCATGGACCTGGTGCAGCTTTTCGTTTTTCTGGTGGTGGTCAACTGGGTTCGGATTGTCCGCCAAAAGGCACTTTTGCCGGCCGCGTCCCTTCCGCCGGGCGTGTTGTGGGGCGTCCCGGCTATCGGCGGATTGTTCTGGCTCACCGCCGTGGTGGCCCGTACGGTTCACCACTTGGCCGGCGTGGCCTATGATTGGGACCTCATGATTCGCTCGGGCCTGTTCCAGGCGGCGGTGGCCGTACTCTGGGGGTTGGTTGCCCTGGGCGGAATGATCGCCGCCAATCGCT